Sequence from the Euzebya sp. genome:
CCAAGACCGACATCGGCCGCGAGGAGAGCGAACCCGACGCCGCCTGCGACCGGGGGATCGCCATCGCGGATGGACCCCCGTGCGACGTCCCCTCCATCCCCGAGACGGTCGTCGGGCCGAGGGGGGCCGACGGGGACCGCAGGTCAGTCGCGCCTGATGACCGCCAGCCAGGCGTGGACCGTGTCGTCCCAGCCGTGGGCGACCTCGATGGACGTGGCCTCCACCGACTCGACCGTCCAGCCGTCGGCGAACGCGTGGTCGATGTCCGCCCGCGACATCCGGCGGGGGCCGGCGTCACCCGGCGTGCGGTCGCTGACGCAGAGCACCAGGACGACACCGCCGGGGCGCAGGACCTCCCGCAGCTCGGCGACGTAGCGCGCCTCGTCCGGAGGGCCGAGCACGTGGAGGAGCCCGCAGTCGACGACGGTGTCGTACACCTCGCGCAGCGCCCGGAGGTCGCGGGCGTCCCCGACCTCGAAGCGGACGTCCAGCCGGCGCGCCGCCGCCTTCTGCCGCGCCTGGCGGATCGCCTCGGGGACCACGTCCACCCCCGTCGCCGCCAGGCCGCGGCTGGCGGCCAGCAGGGCGTGCTCGCCGGTCCCGCACCCGACATCGAGCACGTGCCCTGCCATGAGGCCCCGGTCCGCGGCGCCCACGAGCGCCGGTTGTGCGCGGCCGATCTCCCACGGAGGCTGATCCGCGTACGCGTCCGCGAACGCCTCGGCGACACGTACCGGCCGGTCGGGATCCTCGCCCACGCACCCACCATCGCACCTCCTGCCGCCGATGGCGATGAGGTCTGAGGCCCCGCCCCGTCCACCTGACGACAGCCCAGTCGAGGGGACCGGAGGAGCCGTGGCGGAGCGCATGATCGAGGTCGGTGACGTGCAGCTGTGCGCCGAGGCGTTCGGCGATCCCGCCGACCCGGCGGTCCTCCTCGTCATGGGGCTCGGCGCATCGATGCTGTGGTGGGACGAGGCGCTGTGCCGGTCCCTGGCCGACGCAGGGCGGTTCGTGATCCGCTACGACCACCGGGACACCGGACTGTCCACGGCGTACCCGCCCGGCCGGCCGGGCTACTTCGGGGGCCACCTCGCGGACGACGCGATCGCCGTGCTCGACGCCCACGACATCCTGGCTGCCCACGTCGTGGGTGTCTCCGCCGGCGGCGGAGTGGCGCAGCTCCTCGCGCTGGACCACCCCGACCGCGTCCGCTCACTCGGGCTCATCAGCTCCTCACCGGCGACGCCGGGCGACCGCGATCTGCCAGCGCCCACCCCGGCGTTCCGCACCCTCGCCGCCACCGCGTCGGTGGACTGGGCGGATCCCGCGTCGGTCGTCGCGTACCAGCTCGAGTTCACCCGCGTGCTGGCCGGACAGGACCGACCCTTCGACGAGGCGTACCACCGCGAGCTCGTCGAACGCGACGTCGCGCGGGCCCGCGACCCGGCCGCCCTGCAGAACCACGACCTGCTCGACGGCGGGCGGAGCGGACACCCGCCCCTCACGACGATCGCCGTGCCCACCCTCGTCGTGCACGGCACGGCGGACCCCATGTTCCCGCCAGGGCACGGGGAGGCGCTGGCCGGCGCGATCCCCGGTGCACGCCTGCTCCTGCTCGACGGCATGGGCCACGGCGTCGTCCCGGCGGACCACGACGCGCTCGCCACCGCGATCCTGGCCCACACGGCACCGGGACCCCCGGAGTGAGACTGGCCGGTCGATCTGGACCGCCTGCTGGCTGAGGCGACCCGGGTCGGCAACCCGAGGTGGGGGAGGGGAGGGCCATGATGTGCAGCTCGGCCAGTCACGTGGCCCAAGTGCACATCGGCGCGCCGGCCGCGCCCCGGCGCCCCATGCCTCCCGGCGCCCCATGCCCCCCGACGCGGCTCAGGCCGTCGAGTGGATGTCGCGGCGGGCGAAGGTGACCTGTCCGACGACGACCAGGGCGACCGCCGCCACCGCCAGCACGACGAGCGGCGCCCAGCGCATCCCCTCCGCCGGCAGGAGCGGGGTGTGACCCAGCGGGGAGAGGTCCAGCGCCCACTGCGGGAACTGCAGCAGCTGGCCCAGCCAGCCGACGATGCCGGCGTAGGCGACGACCGCCCACGCCAGCGGGGTGATCCGCGGAGCCACGCCGTACAGGGCCACCGTGATCCCGATGACCAGCCAGATCGCGGGGACGTGGGCGAGGGCGGCGCCCAGCACCCGGGTGACGTACGCGCCGTCGCCCAGGCTCGAGGCGACGCTCACGCCCAGGCCGACGCCGGTCAGCACCATGAGCAGCGCGCTGCCCGCCAGGGCCACCACCAGGTGGCTGGCCAGCCAGCGGCGCCGCGACGTCGTGGCCAGCAGGGCCTCGGCGCGCCCGCTGACCTCCTCGCTGCGCGCCCGGACCGTGGCCACCACCGCGAACACGGTCGCGAGGACCGCGAAGACGAGGGTGATGATGGCCAGCCAGGCGTCGATGATCGTCCCGCCCAGGTCGGCGACGGCGTCCTCGATGACCGACATCTCCGAGACGAACCGCTCGACCTCGGTCGCGAGCGTCCCGTAGCCGACGGCGAACAGCCCGACCGCGAGGCTCCACCAGGCGACGCTCGACCGGTGCAGCCGCCAGGCCAGCCCGAGCGGGGTGGTCAGGCCGTCGCGCGCGTGCGCACGACCGGGTCGTGGCGGCACCAGGCTGGCGCCCACGTCCCGGCGGGTGCTCAGCGCGTACGCCGCGGCGACGAGGGCGACGACCGCCACCGCGGAGAGGCCCAGCGGCCACCAGCGGTCGTCGACGTACACGCGGGTCTGCTGGGCCCACCCGATCGGCGACAGCCACGACAGGGCGTTGCCGCCGAGGGCCGCCATGTCCCCGGCGGCCCGCAGCGTGTAGGCCAGGACCAGCACCGCACCGGCCAGCCCGTTGGCGCCCCGGGCGCTGGCGTTGACCTGCACCGCGACGGCGGCGACGGCCGCGAAGACCACACCGGTGGAGGCCACCGCGGCGCTGAAGAGGACCGACCCCTCCCACCCCACGTCCGCGATCCCAAGGCTGCCGATGCCGACGGCGAGCAGGACGGCCAGCACCGCGTTCGCCCCGACGGCCACCGCCAGCGCGGCCGTGGTCATCGCGTGGCGGCCGACGCGGCTGGCGCGGATCAGCTCGGCACGCCCGGCCTCCTCCTCGAGCCGTGTGTGGCGGACCACGGTGAAGATGCTCATCAGCGCGACGAAGACCGCGACCCAGCTGAGGTACTCGTGGCCGACCATCGCGCCGAAGGTGTAGTCGTCCAGCCCGTACCCGGGTCCGCTGATCGCCCGGGTCCCCGGGTTCTGGACCAGGACCGCGCGGGCCTGGCGGTCGACCGCCTCGGGGTAGAGGCCGGGCAGCGCCGCCACCGACGCGAGGGTGAACGCGGTCAGGCACAGCAGCCAGATCGCCAACCGGACCCGGTCGCGTCGCGCGATCACCGCCACCAGGTGGACCGTGCCGGTCAGGCTGCGGGGCGTCACCTCGACGCCCCCGACCGCGTCGTCCCCGGACCGCGGTGGAGCTCGCTGTCGTAGTGGCGGAGCATGAGCTCCTCGAGGGTCGGGGGGTGGCTGGTCAGACCGCGCAGGCCGAGGGAGGTCACGTGCGCGACGGCAGCCTCCAGGTGCTCGCCGTCCACGGAGAACCGGACCCGCTGGCCGTCCACCTCCAGGTCGTGGATGCCGCTCAGCCCCTCGAACCCGTCGGGCGCCGCGACGGTCAGCGCCTCGATCGTCGTCCGCGCCAGGTG
This genomic interval carries:
- a CDS encoding class I SAM-dependent methyltransferase, translated to MTRRTAGSAGSPNASAHSCTSPTSIMRSATAPPVPSTGLSSGGRGGASDLIAIGGRRCDGGCVGEDPDRPVRVAEAFADAYADQPPWEIGRAQPALVGAADRGLMAGHVLDVGCGTGEHALLAASRGLAATGVDVVPEAIRQARQKAAARRLDVRFEVGDARDLRALREVYDTVVDCGLLHVLGPPDEARYVAELREVLRPGGVVLVLCVSDRTPGDAGPRRMSRADIDHAFADGWTVESVEATSIEVAHGWDDTVHAWLAVIRRD
- a CDS encoding alpha/beta fold hydrolase; the encoded protein is MAERMIEVGDVQLCAEAFGDPADPAVLLVMGLGASMLWWDEALCRSLADAGRFVIRYDHRDTGLSTAYPPGRPGYFGGHLADDAIAVLDAHDILAAHVVGVSAGGGVAQLLALDHPDRVRSLGLISSSPATPGDRDLPAPTPAFRTLAATASVDWADPASVVAYQLEFTRVLAGQDRPFDEAYHRELVERDVARARDPAALQNHDLLDGGRSGHPPLTTIAVPTLVVHGTADPMFPPGHGEALAGAIPGARLLLLDGMGHGVVPADHDALATAILAHTAPGPPE
- a CDS encoding ABC transporter permease, which translates into the protein MTPRSLTGTVHLVAVIARRDRVRLAIWLLCLTAFTLASVAALPGLYPEAVDRQARAVLVQNPGTRAISGPGYGLDDYTFGAMVGHEYLSWVAVFVALMSIFTVVRHTRLEEEAGRAELIRASRVGRHAMTTAALAVAVGANAVLAVLLAVGIGSLGIADVGWEGSVLFSAAVASTGVVFAAVAAVAVQVNASARGANGLAGAVLVLAYTLRAAGDMAALGGNALSWLSPIGWAQQTRVYVDDRWWPLGLSAVAVVALVAAAYALSTRRDVGASLVPPRPGRAHARDGLTTPLGLAWRLHRSSVAWWSLAVGLFAVGYGTLATEVERFVSEMSVIEDAVADLGGTIIDAWLAIITLVFAVLATVFAVVATVRARSEEVSGRAEALLATTSRRRWLASHLVVALAGSALLMVLTGVGLGVSVASSLGDGAYVTRVLGAALAHVPAIWLVIGITVALYGVAPRITPLAWAVVAYAGIVGWLGQLLQFPQWALDLSPLGHTPLLPAEGMRWAPLVVLAVAAVALVVVGQVTFARRDIHSTA